A section of the Thermotoga caldifontis AZM44c09 genome encodes:
- a CDS encoding glycosyl hydrolase 53 family protein, with protein MKGIWKVGVIALMLSSLIFASEKPFILGVDVSMLYEIERLDGRFYENGVERDCLEILKDHNVNWIRLRIWNDPTDESGNPLGGGNCNHENMAELAIRAKRLGMKVLIDFHYSDWWADPGKQNKPKAWRDLHGEELKNALYDYTKFVLEYMKQRGILVDMVQVGNELNNGFLWPDGQISGPGGFDSFAELLKSAIKAVRDFDANIPIVVHLAEGGNNSLFRWFFDALVERNVDFDIIGVSYYPYWHGTLEELSHNLNDIARRYNKDVLIVETAYAWTLQDADGHPNIFGDENLQWTAGYVASVRGQTSFLRDLIKVLKQVPDGRGLGLFYWEGAWIPVKGAGWKTNEGNPWENQALFDFQGSALETLSVFRNYDVLLEEQAEPVRAYPLALNVVATQEIQLPERVKVLFSDDSIRSLPVIWQVKLEELKQAGEHRIMGKIVGFDTPVEATVIVKEPTNHLLNWSFETGTFEPWQVEGDRQAVKVVRASPPQNAHHGVYAVNYWLDKPFEFEMYQIVRDLAEGTYRLSVWIQGSGGDDVELSISEHGGEKVSVRIENRGWLQWNHPVVQVRITTGTARISLHVRGKAGNWGWVDEFELIRVK; from the coding sequence ATGAAGGGCATCTGGAAGGTGGGTGTGATCGCTTTGATGCTTTCAAGTCTGATCTTTGCGTCTGAAAAACCTTTCATCCTTGGCGTGGACGTTTCTATGCTTTACGAGATCGAAAGGCTGGACGGACGCTTCTACGAAAACGGTGTCGAAAGAGATTGCCTCGAGATACTGAAAGATCACAACGTGAACTGGATCAGACTCAGGATCTGGAACGATCCGACCGACGAATCAGGAAATCCCCTGGGCGGTGGTAATTGCAACCACGAGAACATGGCCGAGCTGGCGATCCGGGCGAAGAGGCTCGGCATGAAGGTCCTGATCGATTTTCATTACAGCGACTGGTGGGCCGACCCGGGCAAACAGAACAAACCGAAGGCGTGGCGAGACCTTCACGGTGAAGAACTGAAAAATGCTCTGTACGACTACACGAAATTCGTGCTCGAGTACATGAAACAGAGAGGCATTCTCGTGGACATGGTGCAGGTGGGAAACGAACTGAACAACGGCTTCCTCTGGCCGGATGGTCAGATATCCGGTCCTGGGGGTTTCGACAGCTTTGCCGAGCTGCTTAAAAGCGCCATAAAGGCGGTTCGAGATTTCGATGCAAACATTCCCATCGTTGTACACCTGGCTGAGGGTGGGAACAATTCACTGTTCAGATGGTTCTTCGACGCACTCGTCGAGCGGAACGTCGATTTCGACATCATCGGGGTTTCGTACTATCCTTACTGGCACGGTACACTCGAGGAGCTGAGCCACAATCTGAACGATATCGCACGCCGCTACAACAAGGATGTGCTGATCGTCGAAACGGCGTACGCCTGGACGCTGCAGGATGCGGACGGTCATCCGAACATTTTCGGCGATGAGAATTTGCAGTGGACCGCAGGTTACGTGGCCAGCGTTCGGGGTCAGACGAGCTTTCTCAGGGACCTGATAAAGGTTTTAAAGCAAGTTCCTGACGGCAGGGGTTTGGGCTTGTTCTACTGGGAAGGCGCGTGGATTCCCGTGAAAGGTGCGGGCTGGAAAACGAACGAGGGCAATCCGTGGGAGAACCAGGCGCTGTTCGATTTTCAGGGAAGCGCGCTTGAAACTTTGAGTGTTTTCCGCAACTACGACGTTCTGCTCGAAGAACAGGCAGAACCTGTTCGAGCATACCCACTCGCTTTGAACGTGGTCGCAACCCAAGAGATCCAGCTTCCTGAAAGAGTTAAAGTACTGTTCTCGGACGATTCCATCAGATCGTTACCTGTGATCTGGCAGGTGAAACTTGAAGAATTGAAACAGGCTGGTGAACATCGCATCATGGGAAAGATCGTCGGTTTCGATACACCCGTTGAAGCCACAGTGATCGTTAAAGAGCCGACGAACCATCTTCTGAACTGGAGTTTCGAGACCGGCACTTTCGAACCGTGGCAGGTGGAAGGTGACAGACAGGCCGTCAAGGTTGTGCGTGCCAGCCCGCCACAGAACGCACACCATGGCGTCTATGCGGTGAACTACTGGCTGGATAAACCCTTCGAGTTCGAGATGTACCAGATCGTGCGCGATCTTGCCGAAGGAACGTACAGGCTGTCTGTGTGGATTCAGGGTAGTGGTGGAGACGATGTCGAGCTGTCGATCAGTGAACACGGAGGCGAAAAGGTTTCTGTCAGAATAGAGAACAGGGGATGGCTCCAGTGGAACCATCCCGTTGTACAGGTCCGAATCACGACGGGTACGGCCAGGATCAGTCTCCACGTGAGAGGTAAAGCCGGGAACTGGGGCTGGGTCGACGAATTCGAGTTGATCAGGGTGAAGTGA
- a CDS encoding ABC transporter permease: MFLNLLKKELREILTVSSLISIVAISVIYASIGKSVGNITEEIKKKPIVAVVNLDEGEFSKAVEGAIEAYANVVYRGQSMEEAIEELKRKRGAALLVLEKDFTERLRSKQQAKIKVISLLMGLGIMDSVPSESFNAFLNALEKQLTTTLLAQYGVENPAFVLDPVSKEEATMYLGKLMEGVSTSQLLSYVTNRWIIVSVVIMMLIIMSGTTVISSMGLEKENKTLETLLTMPVPRSYILMAKTLAATISGLIMATIYMIGFSFYMKSFEMPSSFPLDATMNITDYVLVGLSVFSALMCGISMAMLLGLISKDFKSAQVLTFPLVALALFSMMLTMFKDFSTMPMALRIVTFAIPFTHATIAMRNVIFDNYSIVIYGNLYNFILADALLAINVKIFNSDRLITGVSTFKKSLKRQITSP, encoded by the coding sequence ATGTTCTTGAACCTTCTGAAGAAGGAATTGAGGGAGATTCTAACTGTATCGAGCCTGATCTCGATCGTTGCGATATCCGTCATCTACGCTTCGATAGGTAAAAGCGTCGGCAACATCACAGAAGAGATCAAAAAGAAACCGATCGTCGCCGTCGTGAACCTAGACGAAGGAGAATTCTCGAAAGCTGTTGAAGGGGCCATCGAAGCTTATGCGAACGTGGTTTACAGAGGTCAAAGTATGGAAGAAGCGATCGAAGAGTTGAAGAGAAAAAGGGGCGCCGCGCTACTCGTTCTGGAGAAGGATTTCACTGAAAGGCTCAGATCGAAACAGCAGGCGAAGATCAAGGTGATCTCACTCCTGATGGGGCTGGGCATAATGGATTCGGTTCCATCCGAAAGCTTCAACGCCTTTTTGAACGCCTTAGAAAAACAGTTGACCACGACACTGCTCGCCCAGTACGGTGTGGAAAATCCCGCATTTGTTCTCGATCCGGTGAGCAAGGAAGAAGCCACGATGTATCTCGGCAAGCTCATGGAAGGAGTTTCAACTTCACAACTTTTGAGCTACGTCACGAACAGATGGATCATCGTGTCTGTCGTCATCATGATGCTGATCATCATGTCAGGGACGACCGTGATCTCATCGATGGGACTCGAGAAAGAAAACAAGACGCTCGAGACGCTCCTGACGATGCCAGTGCCCAGAAGTTACATACTCATGGCGAAGACACTCGCGGCAACGATCTCCGGGCTCATCATGGCGACGATCTACATGATCGGCTTCAGTTTCTACATGAAATCCTTCGAGATGCCCTCATCTTTCCCGCTCGATGCGACCATGAACATAACAGATTACGTCCTCGTTGGTTTGTCCGTGTTCTCCGCTTTGATGTGCGGTATAAGCATGGCCATGCTCCTGGGCCTGATCTCGAAAGACTTCAAGAGTGCTCAGGTCTTGACCTTCCCGCTGGTGGCGCTCGCGCTCTTCAGCATGATGCTGACCATGTTCAAGGACTTCTCCACCATGCCAATGGCCCTGAGGATCGTCACTTTTGCCATTCCTTTCACCCACGCGACGATCGCAATGAGAAACGTGATCTTCGATAACTACTCCATCGTGATCTACGGCAATCTGTACAATTTCATTTTAGCCGATGCACTGCTCGCCATCAACGTGAAGATCTTCAACAGTGACAGGCTCATCACCGGGGTCAGTACGTTCAAGAAAAGTTTGAAACGCCAGATCACTTCACCCTGA
- a CDS encoding ABC transporter ATP-binding protein — MVLEVAGLKKRFGPIEALKGISFQIEQGEIFGLIGPNGAGKTTTLRIVSTLLKPDEGTVKVFGHDVQKEPHEVRKLISYLPEDAGAYRELTGLEYLKFVARFFAKNEEEFRRMVDRGVQIAGLDDRLRSKVSTYSKGMTRRLLIARALMVNPKLAILDEPTSGLDVLNAREMRNIVRDFAKEGGTVLLSSHNMLEVELLCDRIALINSGQIVEVGKPEELKQKYSASNIEEVFVEVVQRCS; from the coding sequence ATGGTTCTCGAAGTCGCTGGACTCAAGAAAAGGTTCGGCCCCATAGAGGCACTCAAGGGGATAAGTTTCCAGATCGAGCAGGGGGAAATTTTCGGACTCATTGGACCGAACGGGGCTGGTAAAACGACCACGCTCAGGATCGTGTCCACTCTTCTGAAGCCCGACGAAGGTACGGTGAAGGTCTTCGGTCACGACGTTCAGAAAGAACCGCACGAAGTTCGGAAGTTGATCAGTTACCTGCCGGAAGACGCAGGTGCGTACAGGGAACTGACGGGGCTGGAGTATCTGAAATTCGTTGCTCGTTTCTTTGCCAAGAATGAAGAAGAGTTCCGAAGGATGGTGGATAGGGGCGTTCAGATAGCGGGTCTCGACGACAGGCTGCGTTCGAAGGTGTCGACTTACAGCAAGGGCATGACCCGAAGACTTCTGATCGCTCGTGCGCTGATGGTGAACCCGAAGCTCGCCATCCTCGATGAGCCCACCTCTGGCCTCGACGTGCTGAACGCAAGAGAGATGAGAAACATCGTAAGGGATTTTGCCAAAGAAGGAGGGACTGTCCTTTTGTCTTCCCACAACATGCTCGAAGTGGAGTTGCTCTGTGACAGGATCGCGCTGATAAACAGCGGGCAGATCGTCGAAGTGGGAAAGCCGGAGGAATTGAAGCAGAAATACTCCGCTTCGAACATCGAGGAAGTGTTCGTGGAGGTGGTCCAGCGATGTTCTTGA
- a CDS encoding cache domain-containing protein — protein MRSIRGKLLLWALPVLVASLTFLIVFSAFIVRDTIYAERKLKQKHVVETAYSVVNYYYNLVSAGIMSEPEAKEAAKKAVRALRYETVEYFWINDDTLPYPTMIMHATNPSLDGKVLNDQKYNCATLMETVSGKVTKTDGKKNLFQAMVEVTNADKNGGFVQYLWPKPKPDGTLTEEAYPKLSFVKKFQPWGWIIGSGVYIDDIQSAFMARLMSLSIVGIISVGAVVVVMFFFSRSISKPIKVLAGRALEFGKGDLTVRFEAKGRDEVAQMAQALN, from the coding sequence TTGAGGAGCATCAGAGGCAAACTTTTGTTGTGGGCTTTACCAGTTTTAGTCGCATCTTTAACGTTTCTGATAGTCTTTTCGGCTTTCATCGTCCGCGACACCATCTATGCTGAGAGGAAACTGAAGCAGAAGCATGTCGTGGAAACGGCTTACTCTGTTGTTAACTACTATTACAACCTCGTGAGTGCCGGCATCATGAGTGAGCCCGAGGCAAAGGAAGCCGCGAAAAAAGCGGTGAGAGCTTTGAGATACGAAACTGTCGAATACTTCTGGATAAACGATGACACGCTTCCTTACCCCACGATGATCATGCATGCGACCAATCCGTCACTGGATGGCAAAGTCCTCAACGATCAGAAATACAACTGCGCCACTTTGATGGAAACTGTGAGTGGGAAGGTCACAAAAACCGATGGGAAGAAAAACTTGTTCCAGGCCATGGTTGAGGTTACCAACGCGGACAAGAATGGGGGTTTCGTTCAGTACCTCTGGCCGAAACCGAAACCTGATGGTACCCTTACAGAAGAGGCGTATCCAAAGCTGTCCTTCGTTAAAAAATTCCAGCCGTGGGGCTGGATCATAGGCAGCGGAGTGTACATAGATGACATCCAGAGTGCGTTCATGGCAAGATTGATGAGTCTTTCCATTGTTGGAATCATAAGTGTCGGCGCCGTCGTTGTCGTTATGTTTTTCTTCAGCAGGTCTATTTCCAAGCCCATCAAAGTTCTTGCAGGAAGGGCTCTCGAGTTTGGCAAAGGAGACCTCACGGTCAGGTTCGAAGCGAAAGGCAGAGACGAAGTTGCACAGATGGCCCAGGCACTCAACTAG
- a CDS encoding methyl-accepting chemotaxis protein, with product MKIINESSTQVNDSAQNLASTAQELSASSEELASQMEEVNRSAQNASASIEEVTSGIEEVAASAQNVSKAAQMLSERSSQVNAAAKEGEKAIKNIVEMIKQAKDKVEQTAVVVSELSQQAKNIGQILQTINSIAEQTNLLALNAAIEAARAGEAGRGFAVVADEIRKLAEESKRATDRIGQILSQISQGAMKADGATKEVVGVVEGISKDAEGVEGQFRKIAEQIDGMVSQIESLAASAEEQSAAAEEMSSAMDAATKSISTIAHQIEEMAKAVKEQANASQSVSSLSEELSSIAESLVEQVRKFKI from the coding sequence ATGAAGATCATAAACGAATCTTCCACGCAGGTCAACGACTCTGCACAGAATCTTGCAAGCACTGCACAGGAACTGAGCGCCTCATCAGAAGAGCTTGCATCGCAGATGGAAGAAGTCAACAGATCTGCCCAGAACGCATCCGCTTCGATAGAAGAAGTCACAAGCGGCATAGAAGAAGTTGCAGCCAGTGCACAGAACGTATCCAAAGCTGCCCAGATGCTTTCTGAAAGATCCAGCCAGGTGAACGCTGCTGCGAAGGAAGGAGAGAAGGCCATAAAGAACATAGTGGAGATGATAAAACAAGCGAAAGACAAAGTGGAACAGACGGCCGTAGTGGTGAGCGAGCTGAGCCAGCAGGCCAAGAACATAGGTCAGATACTTCAGACGATCAACTCCATAGCAGAGCAGACGAACCTGTTGGCTTTGAACGCGGCGATAGAGGCAGCGAGGGCGGGAGAAGCAGGCAGAGGTTTTGCGGTGGTTGCGGACGAGATAAGGAAGCTTGCAGAAGAGAGCAAGAGAGCGACGGACCGGATAGGGCAGATACTGAGTCAGATAAGTCAGGGTGCGATGAAGGCGGATGGGGCGACGAAGGAAGTTGTGGGAGTGGTTGAAGGGATAAGCAAAGATGCAGAAGGGGTGGAGGGTCAGTTCAGGAAGATAGCGGAGCAGATAGACGGTATGGTGAGTCAGATAGAGAGCCTGGCGGCGAGTGCGGAAGAACAGAGTGCGGCGGCTGAAGAGATGAGCAGTGCGATGGACGCAGCGACGAAGTCGATCAGCACGATAGCACACCAGATAGAAGAGATGGCGAAGGCGGTGAAAGAGCAGGCGAACGCGAGTCAGAGTGTGAGCAGTCTGTCTGAAGAGCTGTCTTCGATCGCGGAGAGTTTGGTAGAACAGGTGAGAAAGTTTAAAATCTGA
- the pulA gene encoding type I pullulanase — MLLLVSLLCFAETTIVVHYHRYDGNYEGWNLWIWPVEPISQEGSAYRFDDSDDFGVKATIVLPMDLTKVGIIVRLREWEMKDVAKDRFIEIENGYAEVWLMQGVEEIFRTKPDTSPRILFARLIDFSTVEAYATHPIDVEKDATKVSFSVDGEAKEIEGIEKADPTDLKRTNHFRVRLAEPLKEEDLCKDLFISVDGFKESRVFAIEVLDQLYYDGPLGPFYTPEHTEFYVWSPVSKRVELLLYEDYTQTEPSKIVEMQRREKGVWYARVEQDLEGWFYRYRYHSYGKVRESVDPYAKGLSLKGKFGAIVDLSKTNPEGWEEDSFVKLDSYVDAIIYEIHVADMTGSVTSNVKDKCSYLGLTEEGTRGPNGVTTGLDHIKELGVTHVHILPILDFHTGDEENRDFERRYNWGYDPYHYMVPEGCYSLNPKDPYARIYEVKRMVQAFHRNNIGVILDVVFPHTYAVGEGSVLDTAVPYYYYRITKSGDYLDETGCGNTTNSERLMMRRYIIDVLTHWVKEYHVDGFRFDQMGLIDRETMVLVEKTLRQLNPNVILYGEPWGGWGAKIRFGKSQIMDLRIAAFNDSFRDALRGSVFNATAKGFLMGALGKENLVKRGVVGSINYDNRIIVDFAESPEQTINYVACHDNHTLWDKNFLAAKADRREWTEEELKSAQKLAAAILLTSQGVPFLHAGQDFCRTKNFNDNSYNAPLSINALDYQRKAEFIDVFEYHKGLIRLRKEHPAFRMRTAEEIRKHLKFLESPRKTVMFMIEDHANGDDWKDILVIYNGDVVEKQITLPEGEWNVVVDRERAGCETLYKVSGSLIVPPLCAMVMYKQ, encoded by the coding sequence ATGTTGTTGCTTGTGTCGCTGCTCTGCTTCGCAGAAACGACGATCGTGGTGCACTACCACCGCTACGATGGAAACTACGAAGGCTGGAACCTGTGGATCTGGCCCGTTGAACCCATCTCCCAGGAAGGTTCGGCGTACAGATTCGACGACAGCGACGATTTTGGCGTGAAAGCAACGATCGTTTTGCCGATGGATTTAACCAAGGTTGGTATAATCGTCAGGCTGAGAGAATGGGAAATGAAGGATGTGGCGAAGGACAGGTTCATAGAGATCGAAAACGGTTACGCCGAAGTGTGGCTGATGCAGGGGGTGGAGGAGATATTCAGAACGAAACCGGACACGAGCCCGAGGATCCTGTTCGCAAGGTTGATCGACTTTTCCACCGTTGAGGCTTACGCGACGCATCCCATCGACGTGGAAAAGGATGCGACGAAGGTGAGTTTCTCTGTCGACGGTGAAGCGAAAGAGATCGAGGGCATCGAGAAAGCGGACCCGACGGATCTGAAGAGAACAAACCACTTCAGAGTCAGGCTCGCCGAACCTTTGAAAGAAGAAGATCTCTGCAAAGACCTGTTCATCAGCGTGGATGGATTCAAGGAGAGTCGCGTTTTTGCCATAGAAGTGCTCGATCAGCTGTACTACGATGGGCCGCTGGGACCTTTCTACACACCCGAACACACCGAATTCTACGTCTGGTCGCCCGTGAGCAAACGTGTGGAACTGCTCCTCTATGAAGACTACACACAAACAGAACCATCGAAAATCGTTGAGATGCAGCGCAGAGAAAAGGGTGTCTGGTACGCGAGGGTGGAGCAGGACCTGGAAGGCTGGTTCTACAGGTACCGGTACCACAGCTACGGGAAGGTTCGTGAAAGCGTCGATCCCTACGCGAAGGGGCTGTCTCTGAAAGGAAAATTCGGAGCGATCGTGGATCTTTCGAAAACGAATCCGGAAGGCTGGGAAGAAGACAGCTTTGTCAAGCTCGATTCGTACGTGGATGCGATCATCTACGAGATCCACGTCGCCGATATGACAGGCTCCGTCACGAGCAATGTCAAAGACAAATGTTCTTACCTCGGTTTGACCGAGGAAGGTACGAGAGGTCCAAACGGTGTCACCACGGGACTCGATCACATAAAGGAACTCGGAGTCACGCACGTCCATATTCTTCCGATACTCGACTTCCACACCGGCGATGAAGAGAACAGAGACTTCGAAAGACGCTACAACTGGGGTTACGATCCGTACCACTACATGGTCCCAGAGGGCTGTTACAGCCTGAATCCAAAAGATCCCTATGCGAGGATCTACGAAGTCAAGAGGATGGTTCAAGCCTTCCACAGGAACAACATCGGTGTGATCTTAGATGTGGTCTTTCCTCACACCTACGCTGTTGGGGAAGGCTCGGTTCTCGACACCGCGGTGCCGTACTACTATTACAGAATAACCAAGAGTGGGGATTACCTGGACGAAACGGGCTGTGGCAACACTACCAACTCCGAGAGGTTGATGATGAGACGCTACATCATCGACGTGCTCACACACTGGGTCAAAGAATACCACGTCGACGGATTCCGCTTCGACCAGATGGGGCTCATAGACAGAGAGACCATGGTGCTGGTGGAAAAGACGCTGAGACAGCTGAATCCAAATGTCATCCTCTACGGCGAGCCGTGGGGAGGATGGGGTGCGAAGATCAGGTTCGGCAAATCTCAGATCATGGACCTCAGAATAGCGGCGTTCAACGACAGCTTCAGGGACGCGCTGAGGGGCTCGGTGTTCAACGCGACCGCGAAAGGCTTCCTCATGGGCGCACTGGGTAAAGAAAACCTGGTGAAACGTGGCGTCGTGGGTAGCATCAACTACGACAACAGAATCATCGTAGACTTCGCAGAAAGTCCTGAACAGACCATAAACTACGTGGCATGTCACGACAACCACACGCTCTGGGACAAGAACTTCCTGGCGGCGAAGGCCGACAGGCGCGAATGGACCGAGGAAGAATTGAAATCGGCGCAGAAACTGGCCGCAGCGATCCTGCTCACGTCCCAGGGAGTCCCGTTCCTGCACGCGGGTCAGGACTTTTGCAGAACGAAGAACTTCAACGACAATTCTTACAACGCGCCTCTGTCCATAAACGCACTCGATTACCAAAGGAAAGCTGAATTCATCGACGTGTTCGAGTACCACAAGGGTTTGATAAGGCTCAGAAAAGAACACCCCGCCTTCAGGATGAGGACCGCCGAAGAGATAAGAAAGCATTTGAAATTCCTCGAATCTCCGAGGAAGACCGTGATGTTCATGATCGAAGACCACGCGAACGGAGATGATTGGAAGGACATACTCGTGATCTACAACGGTGATGTCGTTGAAAAGCAGATCACACTGCCTGAAGGTGAATGGAACGTTGTCGTTGACAGAGAAAGAGCAGGTTGTGAAACGCTCTACAAGGTGAGTGGTTCGCTCATTGTTCCTCCACTGTGTGCGATGGTGATGTACAAACAATGA
- a CDS encoding beta-N-acetylhexosaminidase, translating into MIPSVKRSIELGGTFELPERGKIFSRIESLQTARLLKHELSHRSMDYRIVSHSPSDSTFELLIDSNLINHPQGYRLIVSPSRISFVAATNQGLFYAFQTFRQLLKERNPLECVVIEDEPDFENRAFMLDISRDRVPKMETLKKLVDLLSELKYNQLQLYMEHTFAYEGHEAVWKDYSPLTHEEVLELDEYCKEHFIELVPNQNCFGHLEKWLSHDEYRHLAECPEGFVFPWGTPSGPFSLSPAVPEALKFIESLLDELLPHFSSSKVNVGADETFDLGLGRSKELCERLGKGKVYLGFLLDLYGIVKRHGRTMMFWGDIIKNYPELIEELPRDVIALLWGYEEDHPYESECELFASKGVSFYVCPGTSSWNSFVGRIDNALGNIKNAILNGKRFGASGVLLTDWGDNGHPQHLPVSILPIVYAAALGWNCSKEPSVAELLRETDVHVFEGEPLSEKLYTLGSFYRNLSVRLPNASVYFVALMHPERFLENLDALSEEDVRTIEKDLEQTENIFHQLLSLRNQSNRLVIDQILNNAEMLKLAMEWILIAKKYGRIDLINEPRWKKFEAEFAEVVEEYKKLWLEVNRPGGLNQSVEKLTKLLKLRV; encoded by the coding sequence GTGATACCGAGCGTGAAGCGATCGATCGAACTCGGAGGAACTTTCGAGCTCCCTGAAAGAGGAAAGATCTTCTCCAGGATCGAATCACTACAAACGGCAAGACTTTTGAAGCATGAACTGTCTCACAGATCGATGGATTATCGCATCGTCTCACATTCGCCGAGCGATTCGACGTTCGAACTACTGATCGACAGCAACCTGATCAACCATCCTCAGGGCTACAGGTTGATCGTTTCTCCTTCCAGAATCAGCTTCGTTGCTGCGACGAACCAGGGACTGTTCTACGCGTTCCAGACGTTCAGACAGCTTTTGAAAGAACGAAACCCCCTCGAGTGTGTCGTCATAGAGGACGAACCGGATTTCGAAAACAGAGCGTTCATGCTGGACATCAGTAGGGACAGAGTCCCCAAGATGGAAACGCTGAAGAAACTCGTCGATCTTTTGTCCGAGCTTAAGTACAACCAGCTCCAGCTGTATATGGAACACACCTTCGCTTACGAAGGTCACGAGGCGGTCTGGAAGGATTATTCTCCTCTCACGCACGAAGAAGTCCTGGAGCTCGACGAGTACTGTAAAGAGCACTTCATCGAGCTGGTGCCGAACCAGAACTGTTTTGGCCATCTGGAGAAATGGCTATCACACGATGAGTACAGACACCTTGCCGAGTGCCCCGAGGGCTTCGTCTTTCCGTGGGGCACGCCGTCGGGTCCCTTCTCCCTATCACCTGCGGTGCCAGAGGCACTGAAGTTCATCGAATCGCTTTTGGACGAACTTCTGCCACACTTTTCGAGTTCCAAAGTGAACGTCGGAGCCGATGAGACCTTCGATCTGGGTTTGGGCCGTTCTAAGGAGTTGTGCGAGAGGCTGGGCAAGGGAAAGGTTTATCTCGGTTTTCTCCTCGATCTGTACGGGATCGTTAAGAGACACGGCAGAACGATGATGTTCTGGGGCGACATCATAAAGAACTATCCAGAACTCATCGAGGAACTGCCGCGCGATGTGATCGCGTTGCTGTGGGGTTATGAAGAAGACCATCCGTACGAGAGCGAGTGTGAACTGTTCGCGAGCAAAGGCGTCAGCTTCTACGTCTGTCCAGGCACATCGAGCTGGAACTCGTTCGTTGGAAGGATCGACAACGCGCTGGGAAACATAAAGAACGCTATCCTCAACGGCAAAAGGTTCGGCGCGTCGGGCGTTCTGCTCACCGACTGGGGTGACAACGGTCATCCTCAGCATCTTCCAGTTTCGATCCTTCCGATCGTGTACGCCGCCGCACTCGGCTGGAACTGTTCGAAGGAACCGAGTGTGGCGGAACTGCTGAGAGAAACCGACGTTCACGTGTTCGAAGGTGAGCCATTGTCAGAAAAACTCTACACGCTGGGTAGCTTCTACAGAAATCTCAGCGTCAGGCTACCGAACGCGAGCGTCTATTTCGTGGCGCTAATGCACCCGGAGAGATTTCTGGAAAATCTCGACGCACTGAGCGAGGAAGATGTCAGGACCATCGAAAAGGATCTCGAGCAGACCGAGAATATTTTCCATCAGCTTCTCAGCCTTCGGAACCAATCGAACAGGCTCGTCATCGATCAGATCCTGAACAACGCCGAAATGCTCAAACTCGCGATGGAGTGGATTTTGATCGCGAAAAAATACGGTCGGATCGATCTGATCAACGAACCGAGATGGAAAAAGTTCGAAGCCGAGTTCGCTGAAGTGGTCGAAGAATACAAAAAACTGTGGCTCGAGGTGAACAGGCCAGGTGGGCTGAACCAGAGCGTGGAGAAGCTGACAAAATTGCTAAAATTGAGGGTTTAA